Proteins from a genomic interval of Caulobacter rhizosphaerae:
- a CDS encoding aldo/keto reductase: MILTETYTLSNGVRIPKLGLGTWRIEDGKAADVVRQAVKIGYRHVDTAQAYGNEHGVGEGLRTSGVPREDLFVTTKIDAAVKTYAGAKASIDGSLRALGLDVIDLMIIHSPQPWTAFRQGEHFFEGNLEVWRALEEAHAAGRLRAIGVSNFERVDLENILDKGSVKPAVNQVLGHVGNTPFDLIAYCNEQDVLVEAYSPVAHGAMLDDPTVGSMAKRYGVSVPQLCIRYCLQLGLLPLPKTTNPDHMRANASVDFEIADVDMDQLKGAERFRNYGDASVFPVFGGKL; the protein is encoded by the coding sequence ATGATTTTGACCGAAACCTACACGCTCTCCAATGGAGTCCGCATTCCCAAGCTCGGGCTGGGCACCTGGCGGATCGAGGACGGCAAGGCCGCGGACGTTGTCCGCCAGGCTGTGAAGATCGGCTACCGCCACGTCGATACGGCTCAGGCCTATGGTAACGAGCACGGCGTCGGCGAAGGCCTGCGCACCAGCGGCGTCCCACGTGAGGACCTGTTCGTCACGACGAAGATCGATGCGGCGGTCAAGACCTACGCCGGCGCCAAGGCCAGCATCGATGGATCGCTAAGGGCGCTGGGCTTGGACGTCATCGACCTGATGATCATCCATAGCCCTCAGCCGTGGACGGCCTTCCGACAGGGCGAGCACTTCTTCGAGGGCAATCTTGAGGTCTGGCGCGCGCTTGAGGAGGCCCATGCCGCCGGCAGGCTCCGCGCGATCGGGGTCTCGAACTTCGAGCGGGTCGATCTGGAGAACATCCTGGACAAGGGGAGCGTGAAGCCCGCGGTCAACCAGGTCCTCGGACACGTGGGCAATACACCCTTCGACCTTATCGCCTACTGCAACGAACAGGACGTGCTGGTGGAGGCCTACTCGCCGGTTGCGCATGGGGCGATGCTCGACGACCCGACCGTCGGCTCAATGGCCAAGCGTTACGGGGTCTCCGTACCCCAGCTTTGCATTCGCTATTGTCTGCAGCTTGGACTGCTGCCGCTGCCGAAGACGACGAACCCTGACCACATGCGCGCGAACGCCTCGGTCGATTTTGAGATCGCCGACGTGGACATGGACCAGTTGAAGGGAGCCGAACGCTTTAGGAATTACGGCGACGCGAGCGTTTTTCCGGTGTTCGGCGGCAAGCTGTAG
- the paoC gene encoding aldehyde oxidoreductase molybdenum-binding subunit PaoC, translating to MRFDTPAGESLVDRQTVLGRSHPRIEGPLKVTGAAPYAAEHDDLGDDLAYAYILGAAIAKGRISRIDTTEAERAPGVLAVVTHKTTGPLGVGKFYVQKMIAAPDVEHYHQPVAVVVAETFEQARAAAGLISVDYDRMGGSFDLEAAKGAARIPVEEEFGGPTETRVGDFSAAFAAAPVKIDQTYVTPDQAHAMMEPHASIARWDGDRLFCWTSIQQMNWGLRDLGLILGVPKENIRLSSPYVGGGFGGKGTVQIDLALAAVAARAARRPVKLVLQRPIMFNATIHRPRTLQRIRLGAQADGRLTAIGHDSWSGNLAGGRTEPTTLPTALLYRGENRRLRRYLAVLDLTEGQAMRAPGEAPGLMAFEIAMDELAEKVGLDPVELRIRNDTQVDPAKPDRPFSSRPFVECLRAGAEAFAWADRPTSPATRQDGRWLVGYGMASAIRGAPINKAGARVRLHHDGVITVETDMTDIGTGSYTIVAQTAAEMMGTPLDQVKVRLADSNFPETPGSGGQAGAASVTAGVYAACHKLREAVARELGFNTPDLVFADGQVRSSGRSAKLGDAARNGDLVVEDSMAYGDLKDRYAQQTFGAHFAEVGVDRYTGVIRVRRMLAVCAAGRILNPVTARSQVIGGMTMGIGAALTEEMVLDKRFGLFINHDLAGYEVPVHADIPHLDVMFVDEVDATMSPVKAKGVGELGLTGVAPAIANAVYNATGVRVRDYPLTLDKHIHRLPAIA from the coding sequence GTGAGGTTCGACACGCCCGCGGGCGAGAGTCTGGTCGATCGCCAGACCGTGTTGGGGCGGTCGCATCCACGGATCGAGGGGCCGCTCAAAGTCACCGGCGCCGCGCCCTATGCCGCCGAACACGACGATCTCGGCGACGACCTTGCCTATGCCTACATCTTGGGCGCAGCCATTGCGAAAGGTCGAATATCCCGGATCGACACCACCGAGGCCGAGCGTGCGCCGGGCGTGCTTGCCGTCGTAACCCACAAGACGACCGGGCCCCTCGGTGTCGGCAAGTTCTACGTCCAGAAGATGATCGCAGCGCCCGATGTGGAACATTACCATCAGCCCGTCGCGGTGGTGGTCGCCGAGACCTTCGAGCAGGCGCGCGCCGCAGCGGGCCTGATTTCGGTCGATTACGACCGGATGGGCGGTTCGTTCGACCTCGAAGCGGCCAAGGGCGCCGCGCGGATCCCCGTCGAGGAAGAGTTTGGCGGCCCGACCGAGACGAGGGTCGGCGACTTTTCCGCGGCCTTCGCCGCCGCGCCGGTGAAGATCGACCAGACCTATGTCACGCCCGACCAGGCGCACGCGATGATGGAGCCGCATGCCTCGATCGCTCGCTGGGACGGCGATCGGCTGTTCTGCTGGACGTCGATCCAGCAGATGAATTGGGGTTTGCGCGATCTTGGCCTGATCCTGGGCGTTCCCAAAGAAAACATCCGCCTCTCCTCGCCCTATGTGGGCGGCGGATTCGGCGGCAAGGGTACGGTGCAGATCGATCTGGCGCTTGCCGCCGTGGCGGCGCGGGCGGCGCGACGGCCGGTCAAGCTGGTGCTTCAGCGGCCGATCATGTTCAACGCCACCATCCATCGGCCGCGGACCCTTCAGCGCATCCGGCTCGGCGCTCAGGCGGACGGCCGACTGACAGCGATCGGGCACGATAGCTGGTCGGGCAATCTGGCCGGCGGCCGCACCGAGCCGACCACGCTGCCTACCGCTTTGCTTTACCGCGGCGAGAACCGGCGGCTGCGGCGCTATCTCGCCGTGCTCGACCTCACCGAGGGTCAGGCTATGCGCGCACCGGGCGAGGCCCCGGGGCTGATGGCGTTCGAAATCGCGATGGACGAGCTTGCCGAGAAGGTCGGACTCGATCCCGTCGAGCTGAGAATCCGCAACGATACTCAGGTCGATCCGGCCAAGCCCGACCGGCCCTTCTCCTCGCGACCGTTCGTCGAATGCCTGCGCGCCGGCGCAGAGGCGTTCGCCTGGGCCGACCGGCCGACGTCGCCGGCGACGCGGCAGGATGGCCGCTGGCTTGTCGGCTACGGAATGGCGAGCGCGATCCGAGGCGCGCCGATCAACAAGGCGGGCGCGCGCGTACGTCTCCACCACGACGGCGTCATCACCGTCGAAACCGACATGACCGACATTGGCACCGGCAGCTATACCATCGTCGCGCAGACCGCGGCCGAGATGATGGGGACACCTCTCGACCAGGTGAAGGTCCGGCTCGCCGATTCCAACTTTCCGGAGACGCCGGGCTCCGGTGGCCAGGCCGGCGCGGCCTCGGTGACAGCGGGGGTCTATGCCGCTTGCCACAAGCTGCGCGAGGCGGTCGCGCGGGAGCTTGGTTTCAACACGCCCGACCTGGTGTTCGCCGACGGCCAGGTTCGCTCCTCGGGCCGTTCGGCGAAGCTGGGGGACGCCGCGCGCAACGGCGATCTCGTGGTCGAGGACAGCATGGCGTATGGCGATCTCAAGGATCGTTACGCCCAACAGACCTTCGGCGCGCATTTCGCCGAGGTCGGCGTCGACCGCTACACCGGCGTCATCCGTGTGCGCCGAATGCTGGCGGTCTGTGCGGCGGGGCGCATTCTCAATCCCGTCACCGCTCGCAGCCAAGTCATCGGCGGCATGACAATGGGGATCGGCGCGGCCTTGACGGAGGAGATGGTGCTCGACAAGCGCTTCGGACTGTTCATCAACCACGACCTTGCTGGCTACGAAGTGCCCGTCCACGCGGACATACCGCATCTTGATGTCATGTTCGTCGATGAGGTCGACGCCACCATGTCGCCAGTCAAGGCCAAGGGTGTCGGCGAACTTGGCCTGACGGGGGTGGCGCCGGCCATCGCCAACGCCGTCTACAACGCGACCGGCGTGCGCGTGCGCGACTATCCGTTGACCCTCGACAAGCACATCCATCGGCTTCCGGCGATCGCATAG
- the paoA gene encoding aldehyde dehydrogenase iron-sulfur subunit PaoA, which yields MSDLPDHAPSRRDLLAAGAASAVIVGSPAAGAPATPAARPSPPPQMPVSFKVNGKPQHLTLDTRTTLLDALREHLHLTGTKKGCDHGQCGACTVIVDGRRINACLSLAVQHEGDDITTIEGLGTPEKLHPMQAAFVKHDGYQCGYCTPGQICSAVAVLDEIKRGVPSHVQGDLMARPQATNMEMRERMSGNICRCGAYSNIAEAMAEVAGDRT from the coding sequence ATGTCCGACCTTCCAGACCACGCGCCATCGCGCCGTGATCTGCTCGCAGCAGGCGCGGCGTCCGCCGTGATCGTCGGTAGCCCGGCGGCCGGCGCGCCAGCCACGCCAGCCGCGCGGCCTTCTCCTCCGCCGCAGATGCCGGTCTCTTTCAAGGTCAACGGCAAACCGCAACATCTAACACTCGACACCAGAACGACGCTGCTCGACGCTCTGCGCGAGCACCTCCACCTGACCGGCACGAAGAAGGGCTGCGATCACGGGCAGTGCGGGGCTTGCACGGTTATCGTCGACGGCAGGCGGATCAACGCCTGCCTCAGCCTCGCGGTCCAGCATGAAGGCGACGACATCACCACGATCGAGGGGCTCGGCACGCCGGAGAAGCTGCACCCGATGCAGGCCGCTTTCGTAAAACACGACGGCTACCAGTGCGGCTATTGTACTCCCGGCCAGATCTGCTCGGCCGTTGCCGTGCTGGATGAAATCAAGCGCGGCGTCCCGAGCCACGTCCAAGGCGATCTCATGGCCAGGCCCCAGGCCACCAACATGGAGATGCGCGAGCGGATGAGCGGCAATATCTGCCGCTGCGGCGCCTATTCCAACATCGCCGAGGCCATGGCCGAAGTTGCGGGGGATCGGACATGA
- the paoC gene encoding aldehyde oxidoreductase molybdenum-binding subunit PaoC, giving the protein MKFETPASANPIDRMKVVGRAHTRIDGPLKTAGAAPYAYEHHEVANPAYGYIVGAAVGKGTIRSMNLAEAKASPGVLAIVTAREAGKLGKGKYNTVKLLGGPQVDHYHQAIAIVVAETFEQARAAASLVRVDYARAKGRFDLDEALKTAPLTGGTSGEGSAAPPVDRVGAFEQAFAAAPVKLDAEYTTPDQSHAMMEPFASIAAWNGDNLTVWTSNQMVDWSRTDLATTLGIPKEKIRLISPYVGGGFGGKLFLRADAVMAALGARAAGRPVKVAMPRPFVPNNTTHRPATRQRIRIGALRDGAITAIAHESGSGDQPHGSPETAVNQTKLLYAGANRLISMRLAVLDLPEGNAMRAPGEAPGLMALEIAIDEMAEKLGMDPVAFRVKNDTQVDPEKPARRFSERQLVRCLNEGAERFGWSERSATPGQVRDGKWLVGMGVAAAFRNHINMASGARARLGRDGVVTVETDMTDIGTGSYTIIAQTAGEMMGVPAESVVVRLGDSAFPVSAGSGGQFGAANATAGVYAACVKLREAITQRLGFSSADAIFEKGRVISGKRAADLKQAAAAGDLVGEDKIEFGDLEKAWQISTFGAHFVEVGVDVYTGVTRVRRMLAVCAAGRIINPTSARSQVIGAMTMGVGGALMEELAVDKRFGLFINHDLASYEVPVHADIPHQEVVFLDEADDKANPMKAKGVGELGLCGVGAAVANAVYNATGVRVRDYPITLDKHLERLPAIV; this is encoded by the coding sequence ATGAAGTTCGAGACCCCCGCCTCGGCCAATCCGATCGACCGGATGAAGGTCGTCGGCCGCGCGCACACTCGCATCGACGGCCCGCTCAAGACCGCTGGCGCCGCGCCGTATGCCTACGAGCATCACGAAGTCGCAAATCCCGCCTATGGCTACATCGTTGGCGCGGCTGTCGGCAAAGGAACGATCCGCTCGATGAACCTAGCGGAAGCGAAAGCTTCACCGGGCGTGCTGGCGATCGTCACCGCCCGGGAGGCGGGCAAACTCGGCAAGGGCAAATACAATACGGTCAAGCTACTCGGCGGGCCGCAGGTCGACCACTATCATCAAGCCATCGCGATCGTGGTGGCCGAGACGTTCGAGCAGGCGCGCGCGGCCGCCAGTCTGGTGCGTGTCGACTATGCCCGCGCCAAGGGCCGCTTCGATCTCGATGAGGCGTTGAAAACGGCCCCGCTTACCGGCGGAACTAGCGGCGAGGGCAGCGCGGCGCCTCCGGTGGACCGCGTCGGCGCGTTCGAGCAGGCATTCGCCGCGGCGCCTGTAAAGCTCGACGCAGAGTACACGACCCCCGACCAGAGCCACGCCATGATGGAGCCGTTTGCGTCCATCGCCGCCTGGAATGGCGACAACCTGACGGTATGGACTTCGAACCAGATGGTCGACTGGAGTCGTACGGATCTGGCCACGACGCTCGGCATTCCCAAGGAAAAGATCCGCCTCATCTCGCCCTATGTGGGCGGTGGCTTCGGCGGCAAGCTCTTCCTGCGAGCTGACGCGGTGATGGCCGCCTTGGGCGCAAGGGCGGCAGGACGCCCGGTCAAGGTTGCGATGCCGCGCCCCTTCGTGCCCAACAACACCACCCATCGCCCGGCGACTCGTCAGCGCATCCGGATCGGGGCTCTGCGGGACGGCGCCATCACCGCCATCGCGCATGAGAGCGGCTCGGGTGATCAGCCCCATGGCAGTCCCGAAACGGCGGTCAACCAGACCAAGCTGCTCTATGCCGGCGCCAACCGCCTGATCTCGATGCGCCTGGCGGTGCTCGACCTGCCGGAAGGCAACGCCATGCGCGCGCCCGGAGAGGCGCCGGGCCTGATGGCGCTGGAGATCGCGATCGACGAAATGGCCGAGAAGCTGGGAATGGACCCGGTCGCCTTCCGCGTGAAGAACGACACGCAGGTCGACCCCGAAAAGCCTGCGCGCCGGTTCTCCGAGCGCCAACTGGTGCGCTGCCTGAACGAAGGCGCGGAGCGGTTCGGCTGGTCCGAACGCAGCGCCACGCCGGGCCAGGTTCGCGACGGCAAGTGGCTGGTGGGCATGGGCGTCGCCGCCGCGTTCCGCAACCATATCAACATGGCGTCCGGCGCGCGGGCGCGGCTCGGTCGCGACGGCGTCGTCACGGTCGAAACCGATATGACCGACATCGGCACCGGCAGCTATACGATCATCGCGCAGACCGCTGGCGAGATGATGGGCGTTCCGGCCGAGTCCGTTGTCGTCAGACTGGGCGACTCCGCCTTCCCCGTCTCCGCCGGATCGGGCGGTCAGTTCGGCGCCGCCAACGCCACGGCGGGCGTCTACGCCGCCTGCGTCAAGCTCCGCGAGGCGATCACGCAGCGCCTGGGCTTCAGCTCGGCCGACGCGATCTTTGAGAAAGGCCGCGTCATCAGCGGCAAGCGCGCTGCCGACCTCAAACAGGCCGCGGCCGCCGGGGACCTGGTCGGTGAGGACAAGATCGAGTTCGGCGACCTTGAAAAGGCATGGCAGATTTCCACTTTCGGCGCGCATTTCGTGGAGGTGGGCGTCGACGTCTATACCGGCGTGACCCGCGTCCGGCGGATGCTGGCGGTCTGTGCGGCCGGGCGCATCATCAATCCCACCTCGGCGCGGAGCCAAGTGATCGGCGCGATGACCATGGGCGTCGGCGGCGCGCTGATGGAAGAGCTTGCCGTCGACAAGCGCTTTGGGCTGTTCATCAACCACGATCTCGCCAGCTATGAGGTGCCCGTGCACGCGGACATCCCCCATCAGGAAGTCGTTTTCCTCGACGAGGCCGACGACAAGGCCAATCCGATGAAGGCCAAGGGTGTGGGCGAACTTGGCCTGTGCGGCGTCGGCGCGGCCGTTGCGAACGCTGTCTACAACGCCACGGGCGTGCGCGTCCGCGACTACCCGATCACGCTGGACAAGCATCTCGAACGGCTGCCGGCGATCGTCTGA
- a CDS encoding FAD binding domain-containing protein, producing the protein MKAFTYERAKDPVEAARIVASRPGARFLAGGTNLLDLMKIEVETPTHLVDVQHLALDEIEGTPDGGLRIGALVSNTDLAADERVRRDYGVLTRSIVAGASGQLRNKASTAGNLLQRTRCPYFYDTNMPCNKRTPGSGCAAIGGASRQLGVIGVSDKCIATFPGDMAVALRVLDATVETVDGQGQRRSIAIADFHRLWGDHPEQDTVLAPGELITSVTLPPPLGGKHFYEKVRDRASYAFALVSVAAVIRPDGAGRVAFGGVAPRPWRVEAAEALLPQGAAAVTARAFQGATPTKDNAFKLPLATRALASILSDAKA; encoded by the coding sequence ATGAAGGCCTTCACCTACGAGCGCGCAAAAGATCCGGTCGAGGCCGCCCGGATCGTCGCCAGCCGGCCCGGCGCGCGCTTCCTGGCGGGCGGCACCAATCTGCTCGACTTGATGAAGATCGAGGTGGAGACGCCCACTCACCTCGTCGACGTCCAGCATCTGGCGCTCGACGAGATCGAAGGGACCCCGGATGGCGGTCTTCGGATCGGCGCGCTGGTCAGCAACACCGACCTCGCCGCCGACGAACGCGTGCGGCGGGACTATGGCGTTCTGACGCGTTCGATCGTTGCGGGAGCCTCGGGCCAGCTGCGCAACAAGGCGTCTACCGCCGGCAATCTGCTGCAGCGGACGCGCTGCCCATATTTCTACGACACCAACATGCCCTGCAACAAGCGAACGCCCGGCTCGGGTTGCGCCGCGATCGGCGGCGCTTCACGTCAGCTTGGCGTGATCGGCGTATCCGACAAGTGCATTGCAACCTTCCCCGGCGATATGGCGGTGGCGTTGCGCGTGCTCGACGCAACCGTCGAGACGGTGGACGGGCAAGGCCAACGCCGTTCCATCGCGATCGCCGATTTCCACCGCTTGTGGGGCGATCACCCTGAGCAGGATACCGTGCTGGCGCCGGGCGAGCTTATCACGTCAGTAACGCTTCCGCCTCCGCTGGGCGGAAAGCATTTCTACGAGAAGGTGCGTGACCGCGCCTCCTACGCCTTCGCGCTGGTGTCGGTCGCCGCCGTCATCCGGCCCGATGGCGCCGGACGGGTTGCGTTTGGCGGGGTCGCGCCCAGGCCCTGGCGGGTGGAAGCGGCCGAGGCGCTGCTGCCGCAAGGCGCCGCGGCCGTCACGGCGCGCGCGTTCCAAGGGGCGACGCCAACCAAGGACAACGCCTTCAAGTTGCCGCTCGCCACCCGTGCGCTCGCCTCGATCCTCTCCGACGCGAAGGCCTGA
- a CDS encoding aldo/keto reductase, whose translation MSQLDASLSGQFAIGGDLTVNRLGFGAMRLTGPNIWGEPEDREEAQRVLRRLPDVGIDLIDTADSYGPFVSEQLIGDTLAPYRGLTIATKGGLVRFPNNPNPWPQVGNPDYLRSCVHLSLRRLKVERLDLWQLHRIDPKVPREEQFGAIRSFLDEGLVRQAGLSQVSVEEIKAARKIFPVATVQNRYNLADRADEDVLDYCEANGIGFIPWFPLAAGELAKPGGLVDRLAKEKGATPGQIALAWLLKRSPVILPIPGTSRVAHLEENVAAAALDLTDEESAMLNEAAPGAAQ comes from the coding sequence ATGAGCCAGCTCGACGCAAGCCTTTCTGGCCAATTCGCAATCGGCGGCGATCTTACCGTCAACCGCCTCGGCTTCGGCGCGATGCGGTTGACCGGTCCCAACATCTGGGGCGAACCCGAAGACCGAGAGGAGGCGCAGCGCGTTTTGCGCCGCCTGCCCGACGTCGGAATCGATCTCATCGACACCGCTGACAGCTACGGACCATTCGTCAGCGAACAGCTGATCGGCGACACGCTGGCGCCGTATCGCGGCCTGACGATCGCGACCAAGGGCGGGCTGGTGCGCTTCCCGAACAATCCCAACCCTTGGCCACAGGTCGGCAACCCCGATTACCTGCGCTCCTGCGTCCATCTCAGCCTACGCCGGCTCAAGGTCGAGCGCCTGGATCTGTGGCAACTGCACCGTATTGATCCCAAGGTCCCGCGGGAGGAACAGTTCGGCGCGATCCGGTCCTTCCTCGACGAGGGCCTGGTCCGACAGGCCGGGCTGAGCCAGGTATCGGTCGAAGAGATCAAAGCGGCCCGGAAGATCTTCCCAGTCGCGACGGTCCAGAACCGCTACAACCTTGCCGACCGCGCTGACGAGGACGTGCTCGACTATTGCGAGGCCAACGGCATCGGCTTCATCCCCTGGTTCCCGCTCGCCGCCGGTGAACTCGCCAAGCCAGGCGGTCTGGTCGATCGCCTGGCAAAGGAGAAAGGCGCGACGCCGGGTCAGATCGCGCTGGCGTGGCTGCTCAAGCGCAGCCCCGTCATCCTTCCGATTCCCGGCACAAGTCGTGTGGCCCATCTGGAAGAAAATGTCGCGGCGGCCGCGCTGGACCTCACCGACGAGGAATCCGCCATGCTGAACGAGGCCGCTCCCGGAGCGGCGCAATGA
- a CDS encoding (R)-mandelonitrile lyase, with amino-acid sequence MQLFRNGSRPAQAGPADWFTGSVRIDPLYTAEAPARVGAAQVTFEPGARTAWHTHPLGQILVVTSGVGWTQCEGESVVEIRAGDVIWCPPGHRHWHGATPTTAMTHIAIQEALNGSPVTWMEKVSDEQYAAGPTAQQ; translated from the coding sequence ATGCAGCTCTTCCGTAACGGCTCGCGGCCCGCGCAAGCGGGCCCCGCCGACTGGTTCACCGGCTCGGTGCGGATCGATCCGCTCTATACGGCCGAGGCGCCTGCGCGGGTCGGCGCGGCCCAGGTGACCTTTGAGCCCGGTGCGCGAACGGCCTGGCACACCCATCCACTTGGCCAGATTCTGGTGGTGACTTCCGGCGTCGGCTGGACGCAGTGCGAAGGCGAGTCCGTCGTCGAGATCCGCGCCGGCGACGTGATCTGGTGTCCGCCCGGCCACCGCCACTGGCACGGCGCCACGCCCACCACCGCCATGACCCACATCGCCATCCAAGAAGCGCTGAACGGCTCGCCGGTCACTTGGATGGAGAAGGTTTCGGACGAGCAGTACGCGGCCGGGCCGACCGCGCAGCAATGA
- a CDS encoding dihydrofolate reductase family protein gives MKPRLICHMASSLDGRILPGRWAPKGAHNTDLYNQLHEDLGGGSWLVGRVTGQEFARGDRYPDSEVELPRSAWLPAKAKAYAIVLDAHGKIVWGRADVGGDPLVVVLTEQVSDAHLAGLRADGIGYVFAGEQEINLATTLEVLNRELGIQRLLLEGGGAANGSFLRAGLVDELSILLEPAIDGRAGAPGLFDGDETAPAVELADITLVEHRRLENGALWLRYNVANP, from the coding sequence ATGAAACCGCGCCTCATCTGCCATATGGCCAGCAGCCTCGACGGGCGCATTCTACCGGGCCGCTGGGCGCCGAAGGGCGCTCACAACACCGACCTGTATAACCAGCTCCACGAAGATCTGGGCGGCGGCTCCTGGCTCGTGGGGCGAGTGACCGGCCAGGAGTTTGCCAGGGGCGATCGTTATCCCGACAGTGAGGTCGAGCTACCTCGCTCGGCGTGGTTGCCTGCGAAAGCAAAGGCCTATGCGATCGTTCTCGACGCACACGGGAAGATCGTCTGGGGCCGCGCGGACGTCGGCGGCGACCCGCTCGTTGTGGTGCTGACCGAGCAGGTCAGCGACGCTCACTTGGCCGGGTTGCGCGCGGACGGCATAGGCTATGTGTTCGCCGGCGAGCAGGAGATCAATCTTGCCACGACGCTGGAGGTTCTCAACCGCGAGCTTGGGATCCAACGGCTGCTGCTGGAAGGCGGCGGCGCGGCCAACGGATCGTTCCTGCGCGCGGGGCTGGTCGATGAACTCAGCATTCTGCTGGAGCCGGCGATCGACGGACGCGCAGGCGCACCCGGCCTGTTCGATGGCGACGAGACGGCGCCCGCCGTGGAGCTCGCGGATATCACGCTTGTCGAGCATCGCCGGCTTGAGAATGGCGCGCTCTGGTTACGCTACAACGTAGCCAACCCGTAG
- a CDS encoding cysteine hydrolase family protein — translation MDPKTTALLLIEYQNDFVSEGGAQHAAVADVMAQTDMLANSRAVTQGARAAGASVLHAPIGFAEGYPEVPSEPYGILAAIVGAQAFRKGSWGAEIAPEMAPAVGDIVVEGKRGLDCFASTNLDFILRQRGVTDLAIAGFLTNCCVESTMRSAYERGFRVVTLTDCTATLSMAEQEAAITKNFPMFSRPLVHRQLLEELGDPAAVS, via the coding sequence ATGGATCCGAAGACCACAGCGCTTCTGCTGATCGAATATCAGAACGACTTCGTGAGCGAGGGCGGCGCGCAGCACGCCGCGGTCGCCGACGTAATGGCGCAGACGGACATGCTCGCCAACAGCCGTGCGGTGACCCAGGGCGCGCGAGCCGCAGGGGCGAGCGTGCTGCATGCCCCGATCGGCTTCGCCGAAGGCTATCCCGAGGTCCCTTCCGAGCCCTACGGAATTCTTGCCGCGATCGTGGGGGCCCAGGCTTTCCGGAAAGGAAGCTGGGGGGCCGAAATTGCTCCCGAGATGGCGCCGGCCGTGGGCGATATCGTGGTCGAGGGCAAGCGCGGGCTCGACTGCTTCGCCAGCACCAATCTCGACTTTATCCTGCGGCAGCGGGGTGTGACCGACCTCGCCATTGCCGGCTTCCTCACCAACTGCTGCGTCGAGTCGACGATGCGCTCCGCCTATGAACGCGGGTTCCGCGTCGTCACGCTGACCGACTGCACCGCGACATTGAGCATGGCCGAGCAGGAAGCGGCCATCACCAAGAACTTCCCCATGTTCTCACGCCCGCTCGTTCATCGGCAGCTGCTGGAAGAGCTTGGCGACCCGGCGGCTGTGTCGTGA
- a CDS encoding cyclophilin-like fold protein, with amino-acid sequence MRRSLLIAAGVALLSTGHAMAQDRILITSQWGNVTAELADNPAARALAQRLPLTIEMSDHLRQEKTGALSAPLPRATRRIDFAAGTLGLWGPDHFVIYYRNGRVPQPGIVVLGKVTGDVSIFDRPGPVSVQLRRAD; translated from the coding sequence ATGCGTCGCTCGTTGTTGATCGCCGCCGGCGTCGCCCTTCTCTCCACGGGACACGCCATGGCTCAAGACCGCATCCTGATCACCTCCCAGTGGGGCAACGTCACGGCCGAGCTGGCCGACAATCCCGCCGCCCGCGCGCTCGCCCAAAGGCTGCCCTTGACGATTGAGATGAGCGACCACCTGCGCCAGGAGAAGACCGGCGCCCTGTCCGCGCCGCTCCCGCGGGCCACGCGGCGGATCGACTTCGCGGCGGGCACGCTGGGCCTCTGGGGACCGGATCACTTCGTGATCTACTATCGCAACGGCCGCGTTCCGCAGCCCGGCATTGTCGTCCTCGGCAAGGTGACTGGCGATGTATCGATCTTCGACCGGCCAGGGCCTGTCTCGGTTCAGTTGCGCCGAGCCGACTAG